In a genomic window of Streptomyces roseoviridis:
- a CDS encoding LysR substrate-binding domain-containing protein — translation MEAAAAEVSGRGPGGPLALSCEPTLLMRWLIPRLPDLAARHPGLTVHLSAGGGPPDFARDTVDVALRRDDFPVPEGVSRVPLFEEWIGPVCRPELAERLATGGFEGVTLLHTGTRPTAWDDWRRLSGRTTGAAGTPQQTFEHFYLALQAAVAGVGVAVGPYALVRDDLVRGQLAAPYGFVADGTGYGLLSPRPPERDARIVTLLGWLRQQAASLTPPPSPPSPTPPSPSTRTPPSPSTPTPPPPASPPAA, via the coding sequence ATCGAGGCGGCCGCGGCCGAGGTCTCGGGCCGGGGTCCGGGCGGCCCGCTGGCCCTCTCCTGCGAGCCGACGCTCCTGATGCGGTGGCTCATCCCGCGCCTCCCCGACCTCGCGGCACGGCACCCCGGCCTCACCGTGCACCTGTCGGCGGGCGGCGGCCCGCCGGACTTCGCTCGGGACACGGTGGACGTGGCCCTGCGCCGGGACGACTTCCCGGTGCCCGAGGGGGTGAGCCGGGTGCCGCTCTTCGAGGAGTGGATCGGCCCGGTCTGCCGCCCCGAGCTGGCCGAGCGGCTGGCGACCGGCGGCTTCGAGGGCGTCACCCTGCTGCACACCGGCACCCGGCCGACCGCCTGGGACGACTGGCGGCGCCTGAGCGGGCGCACCACGGGCGCCGCCGGCACGCCGCAGCAGACCTTCGAGCACTTCTATCTGGCGCTGCAGGCGGCCGTCGCGGGCGTGGGCGTCGCCGTCGGGCCGTACGCGCTGGTCCGGGACGATCTCGTACGGGGGCAGCTGGCCGCCCCGTACGGGTTCGTGGCGGACGGGACCGGCTACGGACTGCTCAGCCCGCGCCCGCCGGAGCGGGACGCTCGGATCGTGACGCTGCTGGGCTGGCTGCGGCAGCAGGCGGCTTCCCTGACCCCGCCGCCGTCACCGCCGTCACCGACGCCGCCGTCACCATCGACGCGGACGCCGCCGTCACCATCGACGCCGACGCCGCCTCCACCGGCATCGCCACCAGCCGCCTGA
- a CDS encoding gliding motility protein gives MTEETEAVAGAAEEPESGEPEAAAPKATEAGDAGADTGAKGEAVEIPKQQSAEEAADNEAGEGARA, from the coding sequence GTGACGGAGGAGACGGAGGCGGTCGCGGGTGCGGCGGAGGAGCCGGAGTCCGGGGAGCCGGAGGCCGCCGCGCCGAAGGCCACCGAGGCCGGTGACGCCGGCGCCGACACGGGGGCCAAGGGCGAGGCCGTGGAGATCCCGAAGCAGCAGTCGGCGGAGGAGGCCGCGGACAACGAGGCCGGCGAGGGCGCCCGCGCGTAG
- a CDS encoding four-carbon acid sugar kinase family protein: protein MPPSTVVVLADDLTSAADGAAPFRRHGHRARVLFAPEAAAPGIESGVTAVDLGTRLLGEADAAARCREAAAAYAGADLLVKTVDSTLRGHVAAEVRAALAGSGRRTVILAPAFPSEGRTTVRGVQYVRGVRVDASEFARDPAHPVRSADLARLLPEAVVLDVAAPSEPEPEPASSPDPGPEPVTACASGPGPDPGRDPGPEPRPDPVRERLAELSRLVDAGGILVCSAADDADLDAVVAAVPRPQDVLWVGSPGLADALARRHARRPADALPALPAVRSPLIVVGSANPTSRRQLAALRARFTGEPLAVLHTPEERAADPADPAGPAALVRRLAEETRRRTESGRADGLVLTGGETAAAVLGALGGTGIELYDEPEPGIARGTLHGPGAPRLPVLVKAGGFGDDGTLVRLHALLTAGGAR, encoded by the coding sequence ATGCCGCCCTCCACCGTCGTCGTCCTCGCCGACGACCTGACCAGCGCCGCCGACGGCGCCGCTCCCTTCCGTCGGCACGGCCACCGCGCACGCGTCCTCTTCGCCCCCGAGGCCGCCGCTCCCGGCATCGAGTCCGGCGTCACCGCCGTCGACCTCGGCACCCGGCTGCTGGGCGAGGCGGACGCCGCCGCCCGGTGCCGCGAGGCGGCCGCCGCGTACGCCGGCGCGGACCTCCTGGTCAAGACCGTCGACTCGACCCTCCGCGGCCATGTGGCGGCCGAAGTGCGCGCCGCGCTCGCCGGATCCGGCCGCCGCACGGTGATCCTCGCCCCCGCCTTCCCCTCCGAGGGCCGTACGACGGTCCGGGGCGTCCAGTACGTCCGGGGCGTACGGGTCGACGCGAGCGAGTTCGCCCGCGACCCGGCCCACCCGGTCCGCTCGGCCGACCTCGCCCGCCTGCTGCCGGAGGCCGTCGTCCTCGATGTCGCCGCCCCGTCCGAGCCCGAGCCCGAGCCCGCGTCCAGTCCCGACCCGGGCCCTGAGCCCGTCACCGCGTGCGCGTCCGGTCCCGGCCCGGACCCCGGCCGCGATCCCGGCCCTGAGCCCCGCCCCGACCCCGTACGGGAACGGCTCGCGGAGCTGTCGCGGCTGGTCGACGCCGGGGGGATCCTCGTCTGCTCGGCGGCCGACGACGCCGACCTGGACGCCGTCGTCGCCGCCGTCCCCCGCCCCCAGGACGTCCTGTGGGTCGGTTCACCGGGACTCGCCGACGCCCTGGCCCGCCGCCACGCACGGCGTCCGGCCGACGCCCTTCCCGCGCTCCCCGCCGTGCGCAGCCCGCTGATCGTCGTCGGCAGCGCCAACCCCACGAGCCGCCGCCAGCTCGCCGCCCTGCGCGCGCGGTTCACCGGCGAACCCCTCGCCGTCCTCCACACCCCCGAGGAACGGGCCGCCGACCCCGCCGACCCCGCCGGGCCGGCCGCGCTCGTCCGCCGGCTCGCCGAGGAGACGCGGCGGCGGACGGAGAGCGGCCGCGCCGACGGACTCGTCCTCACCGGCGGGGAGACCGCCGCCGCCGTCCTGGGCGCGCTCGGCGGCACCGGCATCGAGCTGTACGACGAGCCCGAGCCCGGCATCGCCCGCGGCACCCTGCACGGCCCCGGCGCACCCCGGCTTCCCGTTCTGGTCAAGGCCGGGGGCTTCGGCGACGACGGCACCCTCGTCCGCCTCCACGCCCTCCTGACCGCGGGTGGCGCCCGGTGA
- the dapF gene encoding diaminopimelate epimerase: MTNAQTSPLVFLKGHGTENDFVIVPDADNAVDLPPALVARLCDRRAGIGGDGVLHVVRSAAHPEARAMADEAEWFMDYRNADGSVAEMCGNGVRVFARYLQHAGHVTAGEVAVATRGGIKRVHLDKDGSVTVSMGRAVLPEEGVTVTVDGRSWPARNVNMGNPHAVAFVDDLAHAGTLYDEPPYEPAGVYPSGVNIEFVADRGPRHVAMRVHERGAAETRSCGTGACAVAVATARRDGLDPAQTGAPVTYTVDVLGGTLVITEHPDGEIEMTGPAVIVAEGTVEPSWLDASA; encoded by the coding sequence GTGACCAACGCGCAGACCTCGCCCCTCGTCTTCCTCAAGGGCCACGGCACCGAGAACGACTTCGTCATCGTCCCCGACGCCGACAACGCCGTGGACCTGCCCCCGGCCCTCGTGGCCCGGCTGTGCGACCGCCGGGCCGGCATCGGCGGCGACGGCGTGCTGCACGTGGTGCGCAGCGCCGCCCACCCCGAGGCGCGCGCCATGGCCGACGAGGCCGAGTGGTTCATGGACTACCGCAACGCCGACGGCTCCGTCGCCGAGATGTGCGGCAACGGCGTGCGCGTCTTCGCCCGCTACCTCCAGCACGCCGGCCACGTCACCGCCGGTGAGGTCGCCGTCGCCACCCGCGGCGGTATCAAGCGCGTCCACCTCGACAAGGACGGCTCGGTCACCGTCTCCATGGGCCGCGCGGTGCTGCCCGAGGAGGGCGTCACCGTCACCGTCGACGGCCGCAGCTGGCCCGCCCGCAACGTGAACATGGGCAACCCCCACGCGGTCGCCTTCGTCGACGACCTCGCCCACGCGGGCACCCTCTACGACGAGCCCCCGTACGAGCCCGCCGGGGTGTATCCGAGCGGCGTCAACATCGAGTTCGTCGCCGACCGCGGTCCCCGCCACGTCGCCATGCGCGTCCACGAGCGCGGCGCCGCCGAGACCCGCTCCTGCGGTACGGGCGCCTGCGCCGTCGCCGTCGCCACCGCCCGCCGCGACGGCCTCGACCCGGCCCAGACCGGGGCCCCCGTCACGTACACCGTCGACGTCCTCGGCGGCACCCTCGTCATCACCGAGCACCCCGACGGCGAGATCGAGATGACCGGCCCCGCCGTGATCGTCGCCGAGGGCACCGTCGAGCCGTCCTGGCTCGACGCCTCCGCCTGA
- the pdxA gene encoding 4-hydroxythreonine-4-phosphate dehydrogenase PdxA, with translation MTRPVAVTMGDPHGIGPEITVKACADPRRRVPVVVIGDPGTLERACRTTGARLRVRALPAAPGAATVPGTAGGTGGTPRVEDAGRTPGVLDVLAEGPALPASGLALGTVAAEAGAASYAYVRKGVELALEGRVRALTTAPVNKEALHLAGVPHPGHTEILAELSGTRSYAMMMANDQLRTVLVTVHQSLRSAIDALTAERELDVIRLTHRALRPSSPSRPRIAVAALNPHAGENGLFGREDLDVIAPAVRAARAEGIDASGPWPADTVFMRARAGEFDAVVAQYHDQGLIPVKYLGLEHGVNITLGLPFVRTSVDHGTAFDLAGTGTADHTSLLTALRHADELAPRHP, from the coding sequence GTGACCCGCCCCGTCGCCGTCACCATGGGCGACCCCCACGGCATCGGCCCCGAGATCACCGTCAAGGCGTGCGCCGACCCGCGCCGCCGCGTCCCCGTCGTCGTCATCGGCGACCCCGGCACCCTCGAACGCGCCTGCCGCACCACCGGCGCCCGCCTCCGCGTGCGCGCCCTGCCGGCCGCGCCCGGGGCCGCGACCGTCCCCGGCACCGCGGGAGGCACCGGCGGCACCCCGCGCGTCGAGGACGCGGGCCGCACCCCCGGAGTCCTGGACGTCCTCGCCGAAGGCCCCGCCCTGCCCGCCTCCGGCCTCGCCCTCGGCACCGTCGCCGCCGAGGCGGGCGCGGCCTCCTACGCGTACGTGCGCAAGGGCGTCGAACTCGCCCTCGAGGGCCGGGTGCGCGCGCTCACCACCGCCCCCGTCAACAAGGAGGCCCTGCACCTCGCCGGCGTGCCCCACCCCGGCCACACCGAGATCCTGGCCGAGCTCTCCGGCACCCGCAGCTACGCGATGATGATGGCCAACGACCAGCTGCGGACCGTCCTCGTCACCGTCCACCAGTCGCTGCGCAGCGCGATCGACGCGCTCACCGCCGAGCGGGAACTCGACGTCATCCGGCTCACCCACCGCGCGCTGCGGCCCTCGTCGCCCTCCCGGCCCCGGATCGCCGTCGCGGCCCTCAATCCGCACGCCGGCGAGAACGGCCTGTTCGGCCGCGAGGACCTCGACGTCATCGCCCCCGCCGTGCGCGCCGCCCGCGCCGAGGGCATCGACGCGAGCGGTCCCTGGCCCGCCGACACCGTCTTCATGCGGGCCCGGGCGGGAGAGTTCGACGCCGTCGTCGCCCAGTACCACGACCAGGGGCTCATCCCGGTCAAGTACCTGGGCCTGGAGCACGGGGTCAACATCACCCTCGGCCTGCCGTTCGTCCGCACCAGCGTCGACCACGGCACCGCCTTCGACCTCGCCGGAACCGGCACCGCCGACCACACGAGCCTGCTCACCGCCCTGCGCCACGCCGACGAGCTGGCCCCGCGACACCCTTGA
- a CDS encoding antitoxin, with the protein MGLLDSLKAKLAPAKDKVSDLAKEHGGKVEHGLEKAARVVDEKTKGKYSDKIESGTGKAKDAIERLAHKDGDTPPSPPPASPPPAA; encoded by the coding sequence ATGGGTCTCCTGGATTCACTGAAGGCCAAGCTCGCTCCCGCCAAGGACAAGGTCTCCGACCTCGCCAAGGAGCACGGGGGCAAGGTCGAGCACGGCCTGGAGAAGGCCGCGCGGGTGGTCGACGAGAAGACCAAGGGCAAGTACAGCGACAAGATCGAGTCCGGTACGGGCAAGGCCAAGGACGCCATCGAGCGGCTGGCCCACAAGGACGGGGACACGCCCCCGTCTCCTCCCCCGGCCTCGCCGCCGCCGGCCGCCTGA
- the miaB gene encoding tRNA (N6-isopentenyl adenosine(37)-C2)-methylthiotransferase MiaB, translating to MTSSKDGTGAVAEQDVVTRTYEVRTYGCQMNVHDSERLSGLLEDAGYVRAPEGSNGDADVVVFNTCAVRENADNKLYGNLGHLAPKKAARPGMQIAVGGCLAQKDRDTIVKKAPWVDVVFGTHNIGKLPVLLERARVQEEAQVEIAESLEAFPSTLPTRRESAYAAWVSISVGCNNTCTFCIVPALRGKEEDRRPGDILAEIEALVAEGVSEITLLGQNVNAYGSDLGDREAFSKLLRACGEIEGLERVRFTSPHPRDFTDDVIAAMAETPNVMPQLHMPLQSGSDTVLKAMRRSYRQERFLGIIEKVRAAIPHAAISTDIIVGFPGETEEDFEQTMHVVREARFANAFTFQYSKRPGTPAATMEGQVPKEVVQARYERLVALQEEISWEENRKQVGRTLEVMVAEGEGRKDGETHRLSGRAPDNRLVHFTKPDEDVRPGDVVTVEITYAAPHHLLAEGPTTSVRRTRAGDAWEKRTAAAAAKPAGVMLGLPKIGVPEPLPVADAPACGSH from the coding sequence GTGACCAGCAGCAAAGACGGGACCGGAGCCGTGGCCGAGCAGGACGTCGTGACGCGAACCTACGAAGTGCGCACCTACGGGTGTCAGATGAACGTCCACGACTCCGAGCGGCTCTCCGGTCTCCTGGAGGACGCCGGCTACGTCCGCGCCCCCGAGGGCTCCAACGGCGACGCCGACGTCGTGGTCTTCAACACCTGCGCGGTCCGCGAGAACGCCGACAACAAGCTGTACGGCAACCTCGGCCACCTCGCCCCGAAGAAGGCCGCCCGCCCGGGCATGCAGATCGCCGTCGGCGGCTGCCTGGCCCAGAAGGACCGCGACACCATCGTCAAGAAGGCCCCCTGGGTCGACGTGGTCTTCGGCACGCACAACATCGGCAAGCTGCCGGTCCTGCTGGAGCGCGCCCGCGTCCAGGAGGAGGCGCAGGTCGAGATCGCGGAGTCCCTCGAGGCCTTCCCGTCGACGCTGCCGACCCGCCGCGAGTCCGCGTACGCCGCGTGGGTCTCCATCTCCGTCGGCTGCAACAACACCTGCACCTTCTGCATCGTCCCGGCGCTGCGCGGCAAGGAGGAGGACCGCCGCCCCGGCGACATCCTCGCCGAGATCGAGGCGCTGGTCGCCGAGGGCGTCTCCGAGATCACCCTGCTCGGCCAGAACGTCAACGCCTACGGCTCCGACCTCGGCGACCGCGAGGCGTTCAGCAAGCTGCTGCGCGCCTGCGGCGAGATCGAGGGCCTGGAGCGGGTCCGCTTCACCTCCCCGCACCCGCGCGACTTCACCGACGACGTCATCGCCGCGATGGCCGAGACGCCGAACGTGATGCCGCAGCTGCACATGCCGCTCCAGTCCGGTTCGGACACGGTCCTGAAGGCGATGCGCCGCTCGTACCGGCAGGAGCGTTTCCTCGGGATCATCGAAAAGGTGCGCGCCGCCATCCCGCACGCCGCCATCTCCACCGACATCATCGTGGGCTTCCCCGGCGAGACCGAGGAGGACTTCGAGCAGACCATGCACGTGGTGCGCGAGGCCCGCTTCGCGAACGCCTTCACCTTCCAGTACTCCAAGCGCCCCGGCACCCCGGCGGCCACCATGGAGGGCCAGGTCCCCAAGGAGGTCGTGCAGGCGCGCTACGAGCGTCTCGTCGCCCTCCAGGAGGAGATCTCCTGGGAGGAGAACAGGAAGCAGGTCGGCCGCACCCTGGAGGTCATGGTCGCCGAGGGCGAGGGCCGCAAGGACGGCGAGACCCACCGCCTGTCCGGCCGCGCCCCCGACAACCGGCTCGTCCACTTCACCAAGCCCGACGAGGACGTCCGGCCCGGTGACGTGGTGACCGTCGAGATCACCTACGCCGCCCCGCACCACCTGCTCGCCGAGGGCCCGACCACCTCGGTGCGCCGCACCCGCGCGGGCGACGCCTGGGAGAAGCGCACCGCCGCGGCGGCCGCGAAGCCGGCCGGCGTGATGCTCGGGCTGCCGAAGATCGGCGTCCCGGAGCCGCTGCCGGTCGCCGACGCGCCGGCCTGCGGGAGCCACTGA
- the miaA gene encoding tRNA (adenosine(37)-N6)-dimethylallyltransferase MiaA, whose protein sequence is MRSAAPAPRVIAVVGPTAAGKSDLGVFLAQQLGGEVVNADSMQLYRGMDIGTAKLTVEERGGVPHHLLDIWDVTEAASVAEYQRLARAEIDRLLAEGRTPVLVGGSGLYVRGAIDVLDFPGTDPEVRARLEAELEERGSGVLHARLAVADPEAARAILPSNGRRIVRALEVIEITGKPFTANLPGHDSVYDTVQIGVDVARPELDERIATRVDRMWEAGLVDEVRALEARGLREGRTAARALGYQQVLAALAGECTEDEARAETVRATKRFARRQDSWFRRDPRVHWLSGAAADRGELPGRALALIERAVTA, encoded by the coding sequence GTGAGAAGTGCAGCTCCCGCCCCGCGGGTCATCGCCGTCGTCGGTCCCACAGCGGCCGGAAAGTCCGATCTGGGCGTTTTCCTGGCCCAGCAGCTGGGCGGCGAGGTCGTCAACGCCGACTCGATGCAGCTCTACCGAGGGATGGACATCGGCACCGCCAAACTGACGGTGGAGGAGCGCGGCGGCGTCCCGCACCACCTCCTCGACATCTGGGACGTCACCGAGGCCGCCAGCGTCGCCGAGTACCAGCGCCTCGCCCGCGCCGAGATCGACCGGCTGCTCGCCGAGGGCCGCACCCCCGTCCTCGTCGGCGGCTCCGGCCTGTACGTCCGCGGCGCCATCGACGTCCTGGACTTCCCCGGCACGGACCCGGAGGTCCGGGCCCGCCTGGAGGCCGAGCTGGAGGAGCGCGGCTCCGGCGTCCTGCACGCCCGGCTCGCCGTCGCGGACCCCGAGGCCGCCCGCGCGATCCTGCCGAGCAACGGCCGGCGCATCGTCCGCGCCCTGGAGGTCATCGAGATCACCGGCAAGCCGTTCACGGCCAACCTCCCCGGCCACGACTCCGTCTACGACACCGTGCAGATCGGCGTCGACGTCGCCCGCCCCGAGCTCGACGAACGCATCGCCACCCGGGTCGACCGCATGTGGGAGGCCGGCCTCGTCGACGAGGTCCGCGCCCTGGAGGCGCGCGGTCTGCGCGAGGGGCGCACGGCCGCCCGCGCGCTCGGCTACCAGCAGGTGCTCGCGGCGCTCGCGGGGGAGTGCACGGAGGACGAGGCGCGGGCCGAGACGGTGCGCGCCACCAAGCGCTTCGCGCGCCGTCAGGACTCGTGGTTCCGGCGCGATCCCCGTGTCCACTGGCTCAGCGGCGCCGCCGCGGACCGCGGGGAACTCCCCGGGCGGGCCCTCGCGTTGATCGAACGAGCGGTTACAGCCTGA
- a CDS encoding RelA/SpoT family protein: MSAEAINPVSEAGASGPDAPGRRRGRPRIDLRRIGRAALLGATAGPAVRDRLPDAIGHVAEAHRAHHPDADLSVLRRAYVLAESSHRGQFRKSGEPYITHPLAVTLILAELGAETTTLTASLLHDTVEDTEVTLEQVRREFGDEVAYLVDGVTKLEKVDYGAAAEPETFRKMLVATGNDVRVMSIKLADRLHNMRTLGVMRPEKQARIARVTRDVLIPLAERLGVQALKTELEDLVFAILHPEEYEATRAVIADAPGAADALAAVAEQVSAVLRDAGIGAEVLVRPRHFVSVHRVRLKRGELRGSDFGRLLVLVAEDADCYAVLGELHTCFTPVISEFKDFIAAPKFNLYQSLHTAVAAPDGAVAEVLIRTHRMHKVAEAGVVALGNPYNGQETAPGECVEDGERADPTRPGWLSRLLDWQQSAPDPDTFWTSLRADLAQDQEITVFPTDGDTPGAISLPAGATCVDAAYAQHGDAAHGCLGARVNGRLAPLGTVLQDGDTVQLLLAQDAGSGPPPEWLDHARTPAARIAITGWLQAHPEAAKDPAATPRPPVTVTADRRSGARLRVELPGPEGVAPPAVRPAGCCTPVPSDEITGFVVRGGSVTVHRTGCASADAMKRLGRAPVTVHWGDTAACRVTLVAESFGRPRLLADLTEAIAAEGAAVVSATVEPPSEQRVRHTYTLQLPDAARLPALMKAMRDVPGVYDVSRARHQAAPQL; this comes from the coding sequence ATGAGCGCAGAGGCCATCAATCCCGTGAGCGAGGCCGGGGCCAGTGGCCCCGACGCTCCCGGCCGCAGACGAGGCCGCCCGAGGATCGACCTGCGCAGGATCGGCCGCGCCGCCCTGCTCGGCGCGACCGCGGGACCCGCCGTGCGCGACCGCCTGCCCGACGCCATCGGGCACGTCGCCGAGGCCCACCGGGCCCACCACCCCGACGCCGACCTGTCCGTGCTCCGCCGGGCGTACGTGCTCGCCGAGTCCTCGCACCGGGGCCAGTTCCGCAAGAGCGGCGAGCCGTACATCACCCACCCGCTCGCGGTCACCCTGATCCTCGCCGAACTCGGCGCCGAGACGACCACGTTGACCGCCTCCCTGCTCCACGACACCGTGGAGGACACCGAAGTGACGCTCGAACAGGTCCGGCGGGAGTTCGGCGACGAGGTCGCCTACCTCGTCGACGGCGTCACCAAGCTGGAGAAGGTCGACTACGGCGCGGCGGCCGAGCCCGAGACCTTCCGCAAGATGCTCGTCGCCACCGGCAACGACGTCCGCGTCATGTCCATCAAACTCGCCGACCGGCTGCACAACATGCGCACCCTCGGCGTGATGCGCCCGGAGAAGCAGGCCCGCATCGCCCGGGTCACCCGGGACGTCCTCATCCCGCTCGCCGAGCGCCTCGGCGTCCAGGCCCTCAAGACGGAGCTGGAGGACCTCGTCTTCGCGATCCTCCACCCCGAGGAGTACGAGGCCACCCGGGCCGTCATCGCCGACGCCCCCGGCGCGGCCGACGCCCTCGCCGCCGTCGCCGAACAGGTCTCCGCCGTGCTCCGCGACGCGGGCATCGGCGCGGAAGTCCTCGTCCGTCCGCGGCACTTCGTGTCCGTCCACCGCGTCCGCCTCAAGCGCGGCGAACTGCGCGGCAGCGACTTCGGGCGGCTGCTCGTCCTGGTCGCCGAGGACGCCGACTGCTACGCCGTCCTCGGCGAACTGCACACCTGCTTCACCCCGGTGATCTCCGAGTTCAAGGACTTCATCGCGGCCCCCAAGTTCAACCTCTACCAGTCGCTGCACACCGCCGTCGCCGCCCCCGACGGCGCCGTCGCCGAAGTGCTCATCCGCACCCACCGGATGCACAAGGTCGCCGAGGCCGGCGTGGTCGCCCTCGGCAACCCGTACAACGGCCAGGAGACGGCGCCGGGGGAGTGCGTCGAGGACGGCGAGCGCGCCGACCCGACCCGGCCCGGCTGGCTGTCCCGGCTGCTCGACTGGCAGCAGTCCGCCCCCGATCCCGACACCTTCTGGACCTCCCTGCGGGCCGACCTCGCCCAGGACCAGGAGATCACCGTCTTCCCCACCGACGGCGACACCCCCGGCGCGATCAGCCTGCCCGCCGGAGCCACCTGCGTCGACGCCGCCTACGCCCAACACGGAGACGCCGCTCACGGCTGTCTGGGGGCGCGGGTCAACGGCCGGCTCGCGCCCCTCGGCACCGTGCTCCAGGACGGCGACACCGTCCAGCTGCTGCTCGCCCAGGACGCCGGTTCCGGGCCTCCTCCGGAATGGCTCGACCACGCCAGGACCCCCGCCGCCCGCATCGCCATCACCGGCTGGCTCCAGGCCCACCCCGAGGCCGCCAAGGACCCCGCGGCCACCCCCCGGCCACCGGTCACCGTCACCGCCGACCGGCGCTCCGGGGCGAGGCTGCGCGTCGAGCTCCCCGGGCCGGAGGGCGTCGCGCCGCCCGCCGTGCGGCCGGCGGGGTGCTGCACGCCCGTACCGTCCGACGAGATCACCGGCTTCGTCGTCCGCGGCGGCTCCGTCACCGTCCACCGCACCGGCTGCGCCTCCGCCGACGCCATGAAGCGCCTAGGCCGGGCGCCGGTCACCGTCCACTGGGGCGACACCGCCGCCTGCCGGGTCACCCTCGTCGCCGAGTCCTTCGGCCGGCCGCGGCTCCTCGCCGACCTCACCGAGGCCATCGCCGCCGAGGGCGCCGCCGTCGTCTCCGCCACCGTCGAACCCCCCAGCGAGCAGCGGGTCCGCCACACGTACACCCTCCAGCTGCCCGACGCGGCCCGGCTGCCCGCGCTGATGAAGGCGATGCGGGACGTGCCGGGGGTGTACGACGTGAGCCGGGCGCGGCACCAGGCGGCGCCGCAGCTCTGA
- a CDS encoding M1 family metallopeptidase, which translates to MPLPSRTPRERAPRARALRSAVLVALSAGLVAAALPAPTPLGIGDPLFPHLGNPGYDVLTYDIDLTYKGPNTALLDGVTRIKALATGDLERINLDFTHGTVSTVTVAGERADWTTSGEDLVITPARPVDRGEAVEIAVAHTSDPSGPATSGGWVRTGDGLAMANQADAAHRVFPSNDHPSDKAFFTFRITAPNDLTAVANGLAGEPVRNGPTTTWTYRTAHPMATELAQVSIGTSTVVHREGPRGLPVRDVVRTADREVLEPWLRRTPGHLEWMEAHVGPYPFENYGVLVADAETGFELETQTLSLFERRLFTGPGYPKWFVDSVMVHELAHQWFGDSVSPRTWSDLWLNEGHATWYEALYAEENGGPALERRMKAAYAASDGWRAAGGPPAAPKPPAPGQKISLFRPVVYDGSALVLYALRHEIGADAFGRLERRWVADHRDGTATTADFTALAAEVAGRDLTRFFADWLYAAKTPPMPGHPDWRSRAPERAAGPEARRAR; encoded by the coding sequence ATGCCGCTCCCCTCCCGCACGCCCCGTGAACGGGCTCCCCGCGCGCGTGCCCTGCGCTCCGCCGTCCTCGTCGCCCTCTCCGCGGGGCTCGTCGCCGCCGCCCTGCCCGCGCCCACGCCGCTGGGCATCGGAGACCCGCTCTTCCCCCACCTGGGCAACCCCGGCTACGACGTCCTGACCTACGACATCGACCTCACCTACAAGGGTCCCAACACCGCCCTGCTCGACGGCGTCACCCGGATCAAGGCGCTGGCCACCGGCGACCTGGAACGGATCAACCTCGACTTCACGCACGGCACCGTCTCCACCGTCACCGTGGCGGGCGAGCGGGCCGACTGGACGACCAGCGGCGAGGACCTGGTGATCACCCCCGCACGGCCGGTGGACCGGGGGGAGGCGGTCGAGATCGCCGTCGCCCACACCAGCGACCCCAGCGGCCCGGCCACGTCCGGCGGCTGGGTCCGCACCGGCGACGGCCTCGCCATGGCGAACCAGGCGGACGCCGCCCACCGCGTCTTCCCCTCCAACGACCACCCCTCCGACAAGGCGTTCTTCACCTTCCGGATCACGGCGCCGAACGACCTCACGGCCGTGGCGAACGGCCTGGCCGGCGAGCCGGTCCGCAACGGCCCGACCACCACCTGGACCTACCGCACCGCCCACCCCATGGCCACCGAGCTCGCCCAGGTCTCCATCGGCACGTCCACCGTCGTGCACCGCGAGGGTCCCCGCGGACTGCCGGTACGGGACGTCGTGCGCACCGCCGACCGGGAGGTCCTGGAGCCCTGGCTCCGGCGCACCCCGGGCCACCTGGAATGGATGGAGGCCCACGTCGGCCCGTACCCGTTCGAGAACTACGGGGTGCTGGTCGCGGACGCCGAGACCGGCTTCGAGCTGGAGACCCAGACCCTCTCGCTCTTCGAGCGGCGCCTGTTCACCGGGCCCGGCTACCCGAAGTGGTTCGTCGACTCCGTCATGGTCCACGAGCTCGCCCACCAGTGGTTCGGCGACAGCGTCTCGCCGCGCACCTGGTCGGACCTCTGGCTCAACGAGGGCCACGCCACCTGGTACGAGGCCCTGTACGCGGAGGAGAACGGCGGGCCCGCCCTGGAACGGCGCATGAAGGCCGCGTACGCCGCCTCCGACGGGTGGCGCGCGGCGGGCGGCCCGCCCGCCGCGCCCAAGCCGCCGGCGCCCGGCCAGAAGATCAGCCTGTTCCGCCCCGTGGTCTACGACGGCAGCGCCCTGGTCCTGTACGCGCTGCGCCACGAGATCGGCGCCGACGCCTTCGGGCGCCTGGAGCGGCGCTGGGTGGCCGACCACCGGGACGGCACGGCCACCACCGCCGACTTCACCGCCCTCGCGGCCGAGGTCGCGGGGCGGGACCTGACCCGGTTCTTCGCCGACTGGCTCTACGCGGCGAAGACTCCGCCCATGCCGGGGCACCCGGACTGGCGCAGCCGGGCCCCGGAGCGCGCCGCCGGCCCGGAGGCGCGCCGGGCCCGGTGA